From the genome of Burkholderia pyrrocinia:
GCGGCATCACGATGTACAAGGTCGAGAAGGGCGAGTGGAAGCCGCTGAAGAGCATCGGCGGGAAGTAAGCAGGTTGATGTGAGGTGAGGCGCGGGCGGTGTTGCAAGGCGTCGTCCCGCGTCTCATGCGAAAAAGCCACCGGGCCCGTCGGGTCCGGTGGCTTTTTCTTTGATGGGACACGGCCGACAGGGTATAGGGATCTTGCAGGCAGGGGCGCATCAAGGGCGCCGCATGCGTACGTCGATACCGCATCGCCGTGATCGGCGGCAGTGTGACGTTACTTGCCGTCGCAGCACTTGTTAGGGCAATCGGGCAGGAAGGATATTTCCACACGCCGCCCATTGTCCACGTCGCCATGCGAATAGACGCGGGCACTCTTCTTGATGGTCCCGCGTAAAAAACCGAGTTGCTCCAACAGCGCATACGCGGTTTGCAATCTTGATTGCGCAAGGGCCAGTGCTTCCGATTCACTTTCCTCGGCATGGCCGCTGATCAGTGTTGTCTCTTTGGCTAGGTGATTTGCGTAATTGAGCTTTTGGTCGGCTGTCCATTTTGCAATGCGGACGATCTCAGCATTCGATATGTGCGAACTATCTCTCGAAAAGTAGATGTCGAAATTCTCGCTGGCGATGCATGCGAATACCGGGTTGGAGATGAGGGGGATTAGGCAAAGAATAAATTTAAGCATTGTAAATGACGTATCCTGCGATACTGTCGGCATTGTTGATTGCTTGATTCGGGTTTTCGGCTCCGAACGTCAAACACTCCTCCATGAAATATCTGTGATCCCGGGTTCCCATTGTGTCGTCAAAATGACTCACCTCATGAATCAGAGTGGAAACTATGGAATCTTTTTCCCACGAGAAGTCCCGCATTGTACAAAAATCGGGATGTATTGCGATCGTATGAGTTGCGGTATCCGGAGAACACACTGATGCTGCGATTCCCGATTTATTTGGATTTGGAACGCATCCAATATGTTTGAATCGCGCGCTATCCCATCGCGTGAAATTGTATCCCGTGAGTGCCTTCAGTACTTGGGCGATTGCAGTCAGGCCTGTTAATAGCGTCATGCGGGTGCCTTCGTCAGTTCTGCCGAACCACTGTAAGACGCGTGCCTTATCAGCGCTGGACCAGCGCTGCAAATCATCGATTCTTTTGTCGACGAGAGAAGCGGCTTGATCGCGTTTACTCAATACCATTTCCCGGAATTCCTTGTTTGTCATGTTGTGACATATTTTTTCGGTATTGATCGTTACTTCCACCATCGAGCCAGGATTGGTATTGGTGACTGCACCTGAGTGAACGAGGAACCATTCTCCGCCGTTATTCACATCAAAATCTTTCATTGTTTCAATGTTCCATCGTATAGATTTTCAGCGTTGCCGAGGCGTCGGTGGCGATTCGATGTGTTTGCCCGGCCGTGTCCGTGGTGCCAGTGAAAATTTGCCCGGTGTCGGTAACGATTCGGTAGCGAATGTTCACGAGCGGGCGACGGGAGTCATCGAGCAAGGTGAATTGCTCGTCGTGTACGACAGCCGATCGAACAAATGACCGCTTGATTGCATCCGGTTGGCGCCCACTCAGCGTCGCAACCTCTCCCGCAGTAAAAGTCATCCGCATGCTGCGCTCAGCGTAGAAGATCGGCGGTGGGTTGCATCCGCAGACATTGATATCCCCGCTCAATGCCCACTGTTTGCCGTTCGGGCCCGTACCTGGCCAGCGCGGCCCTTGCGGTGCGATGTACCCTTCACGCTTGCAGGCCGAACAGTAGGTCTTCATATCGAGCGTGGCGATATGAACCCTCGGCGGTGGATTGGAACAGGTCACGGTGTCGAGGCCTTCGACAATCACCGCTTCCCCGGCGCGGTCGCCTTTGGCAAGAAAGTAGCGGATCATCGGCGCTACCTCAGCGGGGCATGGCCGAGCGGGTGATGACGCTAAATACGACGGACGACGCTATGCCTTGTCGCTCGGGACTATCGGTGATCGTGTCGCCGTTATCGAGTTCGCTGCCAACGAATGCGAGCGGTGCGAAGTCGGGTCTGTCGGCCAATCCAAGACCGCTCACAACGCGCGCGGTTGAACCGTCCGGATAGTGGATCAGGTCGCCCACCGTGGCAGCCTTGCCCAAGTGCGGCGCGACCTCCCATGTGCCGGACGGCTCGCGCAATGCACCCCCTCGCGCTGTTGTCGCGCCACATACCGCCAATCTGTAGGCGGGCGGCGCGGGCGGCGGCACATAGGTCGGATCGAACAGGCCCGCAACGCTTTGCCCATCCCGCACATGAATGCCCCATGACGTGCGCAGCGTTTCGGTAATGCGGTCACCGTTGCTCAACCGGCTGCCGACCAACGCGAACGGCTTGCCGCCGCTATGGTTGTTTCCCGCGCCGTCGATAATCGCGGCCTCGCTGCCGTCGTCATAGGTCACTACGTCGCCCACGCAGGCGACTTCCAATCCAGCCAGGGTCAGGCCGCTGGTTGCGGTGGTGACGCGTCCACCGCGTTCCGTAAGTGCGCCAACGGTGGCAAAAAAATGGGTCGGTGCTTCGCGTTCGTTTTTCATCCGGCGTCCCTGTCTCAATAGATGGAATGACTGCCTTGAGACGCTATTCCAGATAAGAAACGTCGATCAATCGGACGAATATGATTTAGAGCTGGTAACTTCTATTACTTGTTCCGTTCTGCCTTTTGCATTGACCGCGCGTGCGCGAATGCGCTGGCTCAATCGCGGATATTCAGTCCCCGCGCACGCGCAGCAGGAATTTCTGCAGCTTGCCGGTCGGCGTGCGCGGCAGCGCCTGCACGAACGTGAATTCGCGCGGGACCTTGTACGCCGCGAGCCGCTCGCCGCAGAACGTGCGCAGCGCATCCGCATCGGGCGCCGCGTTCGCCCGCAGCACGACGTGTGCGACGACCGTCTCGCCCCAGTCCGGATGCGCGGCGCCGACCACGGCCGCCTCGGCGATGTCCGGGTGCGCGCCGAGCACGTCCTCTACCTCCTTCGAATAGACGTTCTCGCCGCCGGTGACGATCATGTCCTTCAGCCGGTCGACGATGAACAGATAGCCATCCTGATCGATCCGCGCGAGGTCGCCGGTGCGATACCAGCCGCCCGGCGCGAACGCGGCGCGCGTCGCGGCCGCGTCGTCGAGATAGCCGAGCATCATGCTGTCGGTCTTCAGCCAGATCTCGCCGGTCTCGCCCGGCTGCGCGTCGACGCCGTCCATCCGCACGACCCGCAGGTCGACACCCGGGCCGCCGTGGCGGCCGATCGAGCCGGCCTTCGCGATCTGCTCGTCCGGATACAGCGTCGTACCGGCCGGTCCGGTTTCGGTCATCCCGTACACCTGGAAAAATGCGCGGCTGCGATACGCGTGCGCAAGCCGTTCGGCCTGCGCGGCGCCGATCGGGCCGCCGCCGTACAGCCACGCGCGCACGCTCGACAGGTCGAACGCCGCGAAGCCGTCGACCGTGTCGAGCGGCAGCGTATACGACACCGGCGCGCCGAAATACAGCGTCACGCGCTCGCGCTCGACGGTCTGCAGGAAGCGCTGTGGGTGGTATTCGCGCAGCAGCACGACGGTGCCGCCCGCGACCAGCGTGCCGCCGAACCAGTTGTTCAGCGGCGACGAATGCCAGATCGGCATCGCCATCAGCGTGCGCTCGTTGCGGCCGATGCCGATCGCGAGCGCCGCCTGCATCGCGGCGAGCGTCACGGTGCGATGACTGTGCACGCAGCCCTTCGGGCGGCCGGTCGTGCCGGACGTGTAGAGGATCTGCGCGATGTCGCCGTCGGCCGGCTCGATGCCGGCGAGGCCATCCCTCGTCGCGCACATCGTGTCGAAGTTCGGCACACCGTCGAGTTCGCCTTCGGTCACGAGCCGCCGCGCCGGATGCACGATGCGTTCGACCACCGGTGCGAGGGCCACGTCGAACAGCAATACGGTGCTGCCGCTGTGTTCGAGCACGTAGTCGACTTCCGGCGCCTGCAGCTTGTGGTTGATCGGCACGAACGCCGCGCCGAGGCGCCATGCGCCGAACATCAGGTCGACGAAGGCCGGCGTGTTGAAGCACATCGCGGCGACGCGGTCGCCGGCCGCGACGCCGAGCGCGCTCAGCACGGCCGCCGCGCGGTGCGAACGCTCGCGCGCGGCCGCATACGTGATCGTCGCGGATTCGCTGACGAGGAACGGCTTGTCGGGCGTCGCACGGGCGGCGCGGTCGAGGGCGGCGACGAGGTTCATCGAGGCTCCGGGCGGACGAACGAACGCGAATCAGGTGAACGGGCCGGCGTCAGGCCGGGTACGCGCGCTGCAGCAGCGCGGCGACGTCGAGCGCATGCGGATCGAAGCCGCCCGCGATACGGCCCCAGTCGGGCGCGGCGAGCCGCGTCGCGACGAACGCGTCGGCGACGGCCGCCGGCGCATCGCGGCGCAGCAGGCACGCCTGCGCGACGAGCGCGAGCCGCTGCGCGAACACGCGGCCCGATGCTTCGAGCGTGTCGGCCGGAGCGGCGAGCATCGCGCGCAGCGCGTCGAGCGCCGCGCGGATGCGCGGTTCGCCCGCGCCGAGGTCGGCCAGTTCGTCGAACAGCGCGGCGGCCGCGTCGGGCTCGCGCGACACCGCGCGCAGCACGTCGAGACACATCACGTTGCCGGAGCCTTCCCAGATCGAGTTGACGGGCGCCTCGCGGAACAGGCGCGCGATCGGGCCGTCGTCGACGTAGCCGTTGCCGCCGAACACTTCCATCACCTCGCCGGTCAGCTCGACCGCGCGCTTGCAGACCCAGAATTTCGCGGCGGGCGTGACGATCCGCTTCCATGCGCGTTCGCGCGGCGAGTCGTCGCGCTCGAACGCGTCGGCGAGCCGCATCGCGAGCGACAGCGCCGCCTCGCTTTCGAGCGCGAGATCGGCGAGCACGGTGCGCATCAGCGGCTGCTCGGCGAGCGCCCGGCCGAACGCGTGACGCTGGCGCGTGTACGCGATCGCCTGCACGACGCCCTGGCGCAGCATCGCCGCGCTGCCGAGCACGCAGTTCAGCCGCGTGGTGGTGGCCATCTCGATGATGGTCGGAATGCCGCGGCCTTCGTCGCCGAGCATGATCCCCCACGCATCGTTGAGCTCGATTTCGCTGCTCGAGTTGCTGCGGTTGCCGACCTTGTTCTTCAGCCGCTGGATCTCGACCGCGTTCTTCGTGCCGTCCGGCCGCCAGCGCGGCACGTAGAAGCACGACGGGCCGCCGGCTTCGGTGCGCGCGACGACGAGGTGCGCGTCGCACATCGGCGCGGAGAAGAACCACTTGTGGCCGCGCAGCAGGTATTCGCCGCCGCGGCCGCCCGCGCCGACGGCGGTCGCGAGCGTCGTGTTCGCGCGCACGTCGGAGCCGCCCTGTTTCTCGGTCATCCCCATGCCGAACCAGATCGAGCGCTTGTCGGCGACCGGCACGTCGCGCGGATCGTAGTCGTCGCTGTAGAGCTTGTCGCGCAGCAGGTTCCACAGCGCGGGCTCCTTCTGCAACACGGGAATCGCGGCCTGCGTCATCGTCGCCGGGCACAGCGTGCCGGCCTCGATCTGGCCGTGCAGGTAGAAGCCGGCCGCGGTCGCGGCCCAGCGGCCGCGGCGTGTGTCGCGGAACGCGAGCGACACGAAGCCTTCGTGACGGTACTGGCCGAGCAGCGTGTGCCACGCCGGGTGGAAGTCGACGCGGTCGATGCGCCGGCCGCGCCGGTCGAACGTGTTCAGTTCGGGCGTGTGCTGGTTCGCTTCGTCGGCGAGTTGCGCGGTGTCGGCGCTGCCGAGCCGCGCGCCGTACGCGTCGAGCTGCGGCACGGCCCAGTCGGCGCCCGCTCGGGCGAGCGCGTCGCGCAGCGCGATATCCGTCGCGAAGAGGTTATAGTCGACCAGTTCGTCGAACTGGTTCGTGACGGCGTGAGTCGATTCGGTCATCGAGATTGTCTCCGGTCTCATGCTTCGCGGGCGGCCGGCGTCATGCAACACGGGTGGCGCTTCGGCGCAGGTTCCGGCTCCCGGTAAACGCATTCCCTGCTGAATTCCAGAGTAGCAAATATGCCGCCGCGACATGTTCAGGTTCCGGCGCCGCCCGGCCCGCCGGCGGCGCAACCCGTGCCCGCGTTGCGCCGCCGGCCGCGCCAGTCGCGCGCGCAGGCGAGCTCCGACGCGCTGCAGCAGGCGTTCGTTCAGCTTTTGCTCGAACGCGGCTACGCGAAGGCGACGATCCGCGAGATCGCGGCCGTCGCGGGCGTGAGCGTCGGCACCTTCTACGAGTATTTCGGCGACAAGCAGAGCCTCGCGGCGCTCTGCATCCACCGCTATGTACTGGCGATGGCCGACCGGCTGCGCGACGCGGCAGAGCGGCTGCGCGGCGCGCCGCGGGCCGAACTCGCCGTGGCGCTCGTCGACCTGCAGGTCGACGCGATCGGCGCCGACGCGGCGCTGTGGGGCGCGCTTTTCGCACTGGAGCGGCAGGTGTCGCCGCTCGCCGCATACCGCCGGCATTACGACGCGTATGTCGCGCTGTGGCGCGATGCACTCGCGCACGCGGCCGATCCGCCGCCGGCCGCGCGGCTCGACGGGCTCGCGCGGATGGCGCACACGGTCTGCTACGGCGGCCTCTCGCAGGCATTGCTGACGCTCGGGCCCGCGCTCGACTTCGCCGCGTTGCGCGGCGAACTGCGGGCCGTGCTGCTCGCGTATCTGGCGGCGGCGGGCGCGTAGCATCCCCTACGGGTAATGCCTGATTCGCATATCGGGCCAGCAGGCCAGCCTTGCCGCTGCTTGCTTCATACCCTGAGCCATGAGAAAAATGCATGGCCGCCATGACGAACTTTCGATTGTCCGCCGATATTGGCTGGGGCTAAATCATGCGGCAGATGCAGGCCGCGCGCGTCGCGCGGGCCAGCCCGAAGGACATCAGAAGGAGGAGTCATGCGAAGCGCCACCGCGCCCCGTTCGAAACTGCCCGACGTCGGCACGACGATCTTCACGGTGATCGGCCAGCTGGCCGCGCAACACGATGCGTTGAACCTGTCGCAGGGCGCGCCGAATTTCGCGCCCGATCCGGCGCTCGTCGAAGGCGTCGCGCGCGCGATGCGCGACGGGCACAACCAGTACTCGCCGATGGCCGGCGTGATGGCGCTGCGCGAGCGGCTCGCCGAGAAGACCGAGGCGCTGTACGGCGCGCGCTACGACCCGGCGACCGAGATCACGGTGATCGCGAGCGCGAGCGAAGGGCTGTACGCGGCGATCAGCGCGCTCGTGCATCCGGGCGACGAGGTGATCTATTTCGAGCCGTCGTTCGACAGCTATGCGCCGATCGTGCGGTTGCAGGGCGCGACGCCGGTCGCGATCAAGCTGTCGCCCGAGCATTTCCGCGTGGACTGGGACGAGGTGGCTGCGGCGATCACGCCGCGCACGCGGATGATCATCGTGAACACGCCGCACAACCCGACCGCGACCGTGTTCTCCGCCGACGATCTCGAGCGGCTCGCGCAGCTCACGCGCGACACCGGCATCGTGATCCTGTCCGACGAGGTCTACGAGCACGTCGTGTTCGACGGCGCGCAGCACCAGAGCGTGGCGCGCCACCGCGAGCTGGCCGAGCGCAGCGTGATCGTGTCGTCGTTCGGCAAGTCGTTCCACGTGACCGGCTGGCGGGTCGGTCATTGCCTGGCGCCGGCCGAGCTGATGGACGAGATCCGCAAGGTGCACCAGTTCATGGTGTTCGCGGCCGACACGCCGATGCAGGTCGCGTTCGCGGAGATCCTCGCGCGGCCGGAGAGCTATCTCGGCCTGTCGGCGTTCTACCAGGCCAAGCGCGACCTGCTCGCGCGCGAGCTGGCCGATTCGCGTTTCGAGCTGTTGCCGAGCGAAGGGTCGTTCTTCATGCTCGCGCGCTTCCGGCACTTCTCGGACGAAAGCGACAGCGATTTCGTGCTGCGCCTGATCCGCGACGCGCGCGTCGCGACGATTCCGCTGTCGGCGTTCTATACCGACGGCACCGACGCCGGCGTGATCCGGCTCAGTTTTTCGAAGGACGACGCGACGCTGGTCGAAGGCGCGCGGCGGCTGCGTTCGCTGTAACCGTACGGAAACCGGCGACGAGGACGTCGCATCGACCAGACCCAGGAGATCACGATGAAGCACACGGCAACCCTGAAACTCGCATTCGCACTCGCGTGCGCAATCGGCTCCGGCACGGCGCTCGCCGACGCGCAGACGCTGCGCTTCGGCCTCGAGGCGCAATACCCGCCGTTCGAGTCGAAAGCGCCGAACGGCGACCTGCAGGGCTTCGACATCGACGTCGGCAATGCCGTCTGCCAGACGGCGAAGCTGTCGTGCAAATGGGTCGAGACGTCGTTCGACGGCCTGATTCCCGCGCTGAAGGGCCGCAAGTTCGACGCGATCAACTCGGCGATGAACGCGACCGAGCAGCGGCGCCAGGCGATCGACTTCACGACGATCATCTATCGCGTGCCGACCCAGCTGATCGCGCGCAGCGGCAGCGGCCTGCTGCCGACGCCCGAATCGCTGAAGGGCAAGCGCGTCGGCGTACTGCAGGCGTCGATCCAGGAAACCTTCGCGAAGGCGCACTGGGAACCGGCCGGCGTTGCGGTCGTCGCGTACCAGGACCAGAACCAGGCGTATGCGGACCTCGTGGCGGGCCGCCTCGACGCGACGCTCGTGCTCGCACCGTCCGGCCAGCGCGGCTTCCTGTCGCGCCCGGACGGCAAGGGCTTCTCGTTCGTCGGCCAGCCGGTGCACGACGACCGGATCCTCGGCAGCGGCATCGCATTCGGCCTGCGCAAGGGCGACGACGCGCTGAAGGCGAAGCTCGACGCGGCGATCGACAAGCTGAAGGCGGACGGCACGGTGAAGACGCTCGGCCTGAAGTATTTCGGCGATATCGACATCTCGACGAAGTAAGCGGGGCCGCGCGCGATGCCGAACCCGAACCCGGCCGCCACGGGCGGCGAACAGGACGGCGTGCCGCTGTCGGGCGATGCGCTCGATACCGTGCTCGTCGCCGAACTGGGCGACGCGCTCGTCACGCGCGCGGCCGATATCGATCCGCGTTATTTCACCGCGTACAACGAGCCGGCCGGCGTGCGGCCGCGTGCGCTGGTGCGCCCGCGCAGCGTCGACGACGTGTCGCGCACGCTTGCGCTGTGTGCGCGGCTCGGCCAGCCGGTCGTGCCGCAAGGCGGGCTGACGGGGCTCGCACGCGGCGCGGTCGCGCTTGGCGGCGAGGTCGTGCTGTCGATGGAACGCTTTGCGGGCATCGAAGCGCTCGACGCGGCGGCCGGCACGATGACCGTGCGCGCCGGGACGCCGCTGCAGACGGTGCAGGAAGCCGCGGAAGCGGCGGGCTTCACGTTCGGCGTCGATCTCGGCGCGCGCGGCTCGTGCCAGATCGGCGGCATGCTCGCGACCAATGCGGGCGGTACGCGCGCGATCCGCTACGGGATGATGCGCGAGCAGGTGCTCGGGCTCGAGGCCGTGCTCGCGGACGGCACGGTCGTGTCGTCGATGAACCGGATGCTGAAGAACAACGCGGGTTACGACCTGAAGCAGTTGTTCATCGGCAGCGAGGGGACGCTCGGCGTCGTCACG
Proteins encoded in this window:
- a CDS encoding M35 family metallo-endopeptidase, which encodes MKDFDVNNGGEWFLVHSGAVTNTNPGSMVEVTINTEKICHNMTNKEFREMVLSKRDQAASLVDKRIDDLQRWSSADKARVLQWFGRTDEGTRMTLLTGLTAIAQVLKALTGYNFTRWDSARFKHIGCVPNPNKSGIAASVCSPDTATHTIAIHPDFCTMRDFSWEKDSIVSTLIHEVSHFDDTMGTRDHRYFMEECLTFGAENPNQAINNADSIAGYVIYNA
- a CDS encoding PAAR domain-containing protein produces the protein MIRYFLAKGDRAGEAVIVEGLDTVTCSNPPPRVHIATLDMKTYCSACKREGYIAPQGPRWPGTGPNGKQWALSGDINVCGCNPPPIFYAERSMRMTFTAGEVATLSGRQPDAIKRSFVRSAVVHDEQFTLLDDSRRPLVNIRYRIVTDTGQIFTGTTDTAGQTHRIATDASATLKIYTMEH
- a CDS encoding PAAR domain-containing protein, giving the protein MKNEREAPTHFFATVGALTERGGRVTTATSGLTLAGLEVACVGDVVTYDDGSEAAIIDGAGNNHSGGKPFALVGSRLSNGDRITETLRTSWGIHVRDGQSVAGLFDPTYVPPPAPPAYRLAVCGATTARGGALREPSGTWEVAPHLGKAATVGDLIHYPDGSTARVVSGLGLADRPDFAPLAFVGSELDNGDTITDSPERQGIASSVVFSVITRSAMPR
- a CDS encoding class I adenylate-forming enzyme family protein, producing MNLVAALDRAARATPDKPFLVSESATITYAAARERSHRAAAVLSALGVAAGDRVAAMCFNTPAFVDLMFGAWRLGAAFVPINHKLQAPEVDYVLEHSGSTVLLFDVALAPVVERIVHPARRLVTEGELDGVPNFDTMCATRDGLAGIEPADGDIAQILYTSGTTGRPKGCVHSHRTVTLAAMQAALAIGIGRNERTLMAMPIWHSSPLNNWFGGTLVAGGTVVLLREYHPQRFLQTVERERVTLYFGAPVSYTLPLDTVDGFAAFDLSSVRAWLYGGGPIGAAQAERLAHAYRSRAFFQVYGMTETGPAGTTLYPDEQIAKAGSIGRHGGPGVDLRVVRMDGVDAQPGETGEIWLKTDSMMLGYLDDAAATRAAFAPGGWYRTGDLARIDQDGYLFIVDRLKDMIVTGGENVYSKEVEDVLGAHPDIAEAAVVGAAHPDWGETVVAHVVLRANAAPDADALRTFCGERLAAYKVPREFTFVQALPRTPTGKLQKFLLRVRGD
- a CDS encoding acyl-CoA dehydrogenase family protein — encoded protein: MTESTHAVTNQFDELVDYNLFATDIALRDALARAGADWAVPQLDAYGARLGSADTAQLADEANQHTPELNTFDRRGRRIDRVDFHPAWHTLLGQYRHEGFVSLAFRDTRRGRWAATAAGFYLHGQIEAGTLCPATMTQAAIPVLQKEPALWNLLRDKLYSDDYDPRDVPVADKRSIWFGMGMTEKQGGSDVRANTTLATAVGAGGRGGEYLLRGHKWFFSAPMCDAHLVVARTEAGGPSCFYVPRWRPDGTKNAVEIQRLKNKVGNRSNSSSEIELNDAWGIMLGDEGRGIPTIIEMATTTRLNCVLGSAAMLRQGVVQAIAYTRQRHAFGRALAEQPLMRTVLADLALESEAALSLAMRLADAFERDDSPRERAWKRIVTPAAKFWVCKRAVELTGEVMEVFGGNGYVDDGPIARLFREAPVNSIWEGSGNVMCLDVLRAVSREPDAAAALFDELADLGAGEPRIRAALDALRAMLAAPADTLEASGRVFAQRLALVAQACLLRRDAPAAVADAFVATRLAAPDWGRIAGGFDPHALDVAALLQRAYPA
- a CDS encoding TetR/AcrR family transcriptional regulator → MPPRHVQVPAPPGPPAAQPVPALRRRPRQSRAQASSDALQQAFVQLLLERGYAKATIREIAAVAGVSVGTFYEYFGDKQSLAALCIHRYVLAMADRLRDAAERLRGAPRAELAVALVDLQVDAIGADAALWGALFALERQVSPLAAYRRHYDAYVALWRDALAHAADPPPAARLDGLARMAHTVCYGGLSQALLTLGPALDFAALRGELRAVLLAYLAAAGA
- a CDS encoding pyridoxal phosphate-dependent aminotransferase, which encodes MRSATAPRSKLPDVGTTIFTVIGQLAAQHDALNLSQGAPNFAPDPALVEGVARAMRDGHNQYSPMAGVMALRERLAEKTEALYGARYDPATEITVIASASEGLYAAISALVHPGDEVIYFEPSFDSYAPIVRLQGATPVAIKLSPEHFRVDWDEVAAAITPRTRMIIVNTPHNPTATVFSADDLERLAQLTRDTGIVILSDEVYEHVVFDGAQHQSVARHRELAERSVIVSSFGKSFHVTGWRVGHCLAPAELMDEIRKVHQFMVFAADTPMQVAFAEILARPESYLGLSAFYQAKRDLLARELADSRFELLPSEGSFFMLARFRHFSDESDSDFVLRLIRDARVATIPLSAFYTDGTDAGVIRLSFSKDDATLVEGARRLRSL
- a CDS encoding ABC transporter substrate-binding protein gives rise to the protein MKHTATLKLAFALACAIGSGTALADAQTLRFGLEAQYPPFESKAPNGDLQGFDIDVGNAVCQTAKLSCKWVETSFDGLIPALKGRKFDAINSAMNATEQRRQAIDFTTIIYRVPTQLIARSGSGLLPTPESLKGKRVGVLQASIQETFAKAHWEPAGVAVVAYQDQNQAYADLVAGRLDATLVLAPSGQRGFLSRPDGKGFSFVGQPVHDDRILGSGIAFGLRKGDDALKAKLDAAIDKLKADGTVKTLGLKYFGDIDISTK